In Leishmania mexicana MHOM/GT/2001/U1103 complete genome, chromosome 13, the following proteins share a genomic window:
- a CDS encoding putative protein kinase produces MAQPLPMSTILRHPLASKRCMMIFHQNGEETMELFELLSRYEAVGPIGQGSYGYVCSARDNDLVERFQAKPPEEYEDASLRPEEREEIYDTNTLVAVKKLRQLFENNQPRMWLCATREIQLMMAFQHDNVMSATDFFIPLGGVEMMTYDAILQLQHTFDGVYVVMKKMDYTLREVLDSTIVTAAELAPGYEMWLRRMKLLMASGGKVNADVSSTPSPVPASRLNAKAGAQDEDQAAAAAAAPMNDHGAPVAKTSTDGGVEGKGGGGGDDADGAPVCCPLTTVSLHSLTRDYRKFILYQIFRGVGYLHMCPVIHRDLKPENIMLDRSYGTRITDFGQGRDVGLNATTDYVQTVLDNCTQWYAAPETLTVAINSPMGFIDHDSFHGVDVWSIGCIAAEMLIGRPLFYTTSMGGKSQLLSIFRVLGEPSASAIASIAEYRDKETRELFMSSVKKLVKTAPPSSTITPTLAELLRSPYGDEDEDEVSLIIDCLRWDPRERITIQAALQNPFFTKDGYDPVIDPEDTAKRVPSVRPEDISEPVSGRAFLWNLFLERHPEVKELWNSLVAKHEEEELEVKKTAADT; encoded by the coding sequence ATGGCGCAGCCACTGCCCATGTCCACTATCCTGCGGCACCCGCTCGCCTCGAAGCGGTGCATGATGATATTCCATCAGAACGGCGAGGAGACGATGGAACTGTTCGAGCTGCTCTCCCGCTACGAGGCGGTCGGGCCAATCGGTCAGGGCAGCTACGGCTATGTCTGCTCAGCCCGTGATAACGATCTTGTAGAGAGGTTCCAGGCAAAGCCGCCAGAGGAGTACGAGGACGCCTCGCTCAGGCcggaggagcgggaggagatTTACGACACGAACACCCTCGTCGCTGTGAAGAAACTGCGTCAGCTTTTCGAAAACAACCAGCCGCGCATGTGGCTGTGCGCCACGCGGGAGATTCAGCTCATGATGGCGTTCCAGCACGACAACGTCATGTCGGCGACGGACTTTTTCATTCCCCTCGGTGGGGTGGAGATGATGACGTATGACGCcatcctgcagctgcagcacacctTCGACGGCGTCTACGTGGTTATGAAAAAGATGGACTACACGTTGCGCGAGGTGCTCGACTCCACCatcgtgacggcggcggagctggcgcCGGGGTACGAGATGTGGCTGCGACGTATGAAGCTGTTGATggccagcggcggcaaggTGAACGCAGATGTCAGTAGCACCCCGTCCCCTGTGCCGGCGTCGCGCCTGAACGCAAAGGCAGGGGCGCAAGATGAGGaccaggcagcagcagcagcagcagcgccaatGAACGATCACGGCGCCCCCGTGGCCAAGACTTCCACCGATGGCGGTGTCGAGGGgaagggtggtggtggaggcgacgACGCTGATGGCGCCCCTGTGTGTTGCCCACTGACGACGGTCTCCCTCCACTCCCTCACCCGCGACTACCGCAAGTTTATTCTGTACCAAATATTCCGCGGTGTCGGCTACCTTCATATGTGCCCGGTAATTCACCGCGATCTGAAGCCGGAGAACATCATGCTCGACCGCAGCTACGGCACCCGTATCACGGACTTCGGCCAGGGCCGCGATGTCGGGCTCAACGCGACAACCGACTACGTGCAGACAGTGCTGGACAACTGCACCCAGTGGTACGCTGCGCCGGAGACGCTGACAGTCGCCATCAATAGCCCGATGGGCTTCATCGACCACGACAGCTTCCACGGCGTCGATGTCTGGTCCATCGGGTGCATTGCAGCCGAAATGCTGATTGGCCGCCCACTCTTTTACACCACCTCAATGGGCGGGAAGTCCCAGCTGCTGAGCATTTTCCGCGTGCTGGGCGAGCCGTCAGCGAGCGCCATCGCGTCTATCGCCGAGTACCGCGACAAGGAGACAAGGGAGCTGTTCATGAGCTCTGTCAAGAAACTGGTGAAgacagcgccaccgtcaAGCACCATCACGCCGACGCTCGCGGAGCTCCTGCGGAGCCCTtacggcgacgaggacgaggatgagGTGAGTCTCATCATCGACTGCCTGCGCTGGGACCCGCGGGAGCGCATCACGATccaggcagcgctgcaaaACCCGTTCTTCACAAAGGATGGGTACGACCCAGTGATCGATCCCGAAGACACGGCCAAGCGCGTGCCCTCGGTGCGACCCGAGGACATATCGGAGCCGGTGAGCGGGCGGGCGTTCTTGTGGAACCTCTTCCTCGAGCGTCATCCGGAGGTGAAGGAGCTGTGGAACTCCCTCGTGGCCAAgcacgaggaagaggagctggaggtgaAGAAAACGGCGGCAGATACCTAA